One window of Botrimarina mediterranea genomic DNA carries:
- the egtB gene encoding ergothioneine biosynthesis protein EgtB, giving the protein MTLLTETATERPATLLDDYRRVRRFSERLAETLSPEDATLQSMTSASPTKWHLAHTTWFFETFLLRESIDYAPFDPVFQTLFNSYYNTVGVPYPRDKRGLLSRPSLEMTLDYRRSVDEHVERLLSADDLSDEQRRVMVLGLHHEQQHQELIVTDIKHALAHNPLDPIYREGAFRLGVAPKLEWLERDGGVRPIGHDGEGFGFDCEGPRHDALLRPHRLATRPVSCGEYLEFMKDRGYETPQLWLSDGWHAVQTEGWRAPLYWRDEGDGEWTAFTAAGRQTIDPAAPVCHVSYFEADAYARWAGARLPLEEELETATESLPMEGDFADTLIDAGWALHPQPLAAAERGLAQPFGAVWEWTASPFTAYPGYRPPDGALGEYNGKFMCNQFVLRGGSVATPSGHLRATYRNFFPATARWQFSGVRLAR; this is encoded by the coding sequence ATGACGCTGCTAACCGAAACCGCTACCGAGCGACCGGCCACGCTGCTTGACGACTATCGGCGCGTGCGGCGTTTCAGCGAGCGGCTCGCCGAGACGCTCTCTCCCGAGGACGCAACGCTTCAGTCGATGACCAGCGCGAGCCCGACGAAGTGGCACCTCGCGCACACGACGTGGTTCTTCGAGACGTTCTTGCTGCGGGAGTCAATCGACTACGCTCCTTTCGATCCGGTCTTCCAGACCCTCTTCAACTCCTACTACAACACGGTCGGCGTCCCCTACCCGCGCGACAAGCGGGGTCTCTTGTCGCGGCCTTCGCTGGAGATGACGCTCGACTATCGGCGGAGCGTCGACGAACACGTCGAGCGGTTGCTGTCCGCGGACGACCTGAGCGACGAGCAGCGGCGCGTGATGGTGCTAGGGCTGCACCACGAGCAGCAGCACCAGGAATTGATCGTCACCGACATCAAGCACGCCCTCGCGCACAACCCGCTCGACCCGATCTATCGCGAAGGGGCGTTTCGACTTGGCGTCGCGCCGAAGCTTGAGTGGCTCGAGCGCGACGGAGGCGTCCGGCCGATCGGTCACGACGGCGAGGGGTTCGGTTTCGACTGCGAAGGGCCGCGGCACGACGCGTTGCTGCGGCCGCATCGGCTAGCGACTCGGCCCGTCAGTTGTGGCGAGTATCTCGAGTTCATGAAGGACCGCGGTTACGAAACGCCGCAGCTGTGGCTCTCCGACGGCTGGCACGCGGTGCAGACCGAGGGCTGGCGGGCGCCGCTGTACTGGCGTGACGAAGGGGACGGCGAGTGGACGGCGTTCACCGCCGCCGGCCGGCAGACGATCGACCCCGCAGCGCCGGTGTGCCACGTGAGTTACTTCGAGGCCGACGCCTACGCCCGCTGGGCCGGAGCGCGGCTGCCTCTTGAGGAAGAACTGGAGACGGCGACCGAGTCGTTGCCGATGGAAGGCGACTTCGCCGACACGCTGATCGACGCCGGCTGGGCGCTGCACCCGCAACCGCTCGCCGCCGCGGAGCGCGGCCTCGCGCAACCGTTTGGCGCCGTGTGGGAATGGACCGCGAGCCCCTTCACGGCCTATCCCGGCTACCGCCCGCCCGACGGCGCGCTGGGCGAGTACAACGGCAAGTTCATGTGCAACCAGTTCGTGTTGCGCGGCGGCTCGGTCGCGACGCCGAGCGGACACCTGCGGGCGACTTATCGGAACTTCTTTCCGGCGACGGCGCGGTGGCAGTTTAGTGGGGTGCGGTTGGCGCGATAA
- a CDS encoding argininosuccinate synthase, with protein MPSCVLAYSGGLDTSVILGWLQDQGYDCHCVYVDVGQPCEDRQAILKKAHDCGAKSARIVDVQEEMIRDFAFPVLQYQAKYEGIYLLGTSIARPIIAKACLQVAREVGAEAFAHGATGKGNDQCRFQLAAEALDPTVKIIAPWRMKEFRDLFPGRTEMIAYCAEKNIPVKASTSKPYSSDENCLHISYEAGELEEVDNCGVSVPDFGMTVSPQEAPDKVEEVSVGFESGVPVSVNGKKLSALEVVQELNTIAGRNGVGRIDIVENRFVGMKSRGVYEAPGMTVLYAAHLQLEQLTLDRDLVNLRDRIAPEVARDVYYGFWYTAKMDALLAFIKEAQQPVTGEIKLGLYKGTIEVHGRTSPQSLYDAAVASMEGGGSYDQTDAEGFLRLQGLPGRVQGTVRPRAY; from the coding sequence ATGCCCAGCTGCGTCCTCGCTTATTCTGGTGGCCTCGACACGTCCGTTATCCTTGGTTGGCTTCAGGACCAGGGGTACGACTGCCACTGCGTCTATGTCGATGTCGGGCAGCCGTGCGAAGACCGCCAGGCGATCCTGAAGAAGGCTCACGACTGCGGCGCCAAGAGCGCGCGGATTGTGGACGTGCAGGAGGAGATGATCCGCGACTTTGCCTTCCCGGTCCTCCAGTACCAAGCGAAGTACGAGGGGATCTACCTGCTCGGCACGTCGATCGCCCGGCCGATCATCGCCAAGGCGTGTCTGCAAGTGGCGCGTGAGGTTGGCGCCGAGGCGTTCGCCCACGGCGCGACCGGCAAGGGGAACGACCAGTGCCGCTTCCAGTTGGCGGCCGAGGCGCTCGACCCGACGGTGAAGATCATCGCGCCGTGGCGGATGAAGGAGTTCCGCGATTTGTTCCCGGGCCGCACCGAGATGATCGCCTACTGCGCCGAGAAGAACATCCCGGTGAAGGCGTCGACCTCGAAGCCGTACAGCTCGGACGAGAACTGCCTGCACATCAGCTACGAGGCGGGCGAGCTCGAAGAGGTTGATAACTGCGGCGTGAGCGTCCCCGACTTCGGCATGACCGTCTCGCCGCAAGAGGCGCCGGACAAGGTTGAAGAGGTGTCGGTCGGCTTCGAGTCGGGTGTGCCGGTGAGCGTCAACGGCAAGAAGCTGTCGGCACTAGAGGTGGTGCAAGAGTTGAACACGATCGCCGGGCGTAACGGCGTCGGGCGGATCGACATCGTCGAGAACCGCTTCGTCGGCATGAAGAGCCGTGGCGTCTACGAGGCGCCGGGCATGACCGTTCTCTACGCGGCCCACTTGCAGCTCGAGCAACTGACGCTTGACCGCGACTTGGTGAACCTGCGTGACCGGATCGCGCCGGAAGTGGCGCGCGACGTTTACTATGGCTTCTGGTACACGGCGAAGATGGACGCGCTCTTGGCGTTCATCAAGGAAGCCCAGCAGCCGGTAACGGGCGAGATCAAGCTCGGCCTCTACAAAGGAACGATCGAAGTCCACGGCCGCACCAGCCCACAGAGCCTCTACGACGCGGCGGTGGCGAGCATGGAAGGGGGCGGCAGCTACGACCAAACCGACGCCGAAGGCTTCCTGCGTTTGCAAGGCCTACCGGGCCGCGTCCAGGGCACCGTGCGGCCTCGTGCTTATTGA